In a single window of the Thermoplasmatales archaeon genome:
- a CDS encoding UbiA family prenyltransferase, giving the protein MKSKTMTISTNGEKLWTTKIFYALDHGFIFLIEKTGLTLRNIEKDPNISYSIDNNRLDLFVQGTGRVEILGEPKDFVNERGKLLYKVPEDSVFVKHGNVFIARLVPDKIMVTDMRSEMKKFSEEIDLGQLVEKRHPLLKSVRAWSFQQSLIAIVVGSMLALRIDLLFLILSIVGVLTAHASFNILNGYFDAKTGNDTFSYLGGSRVFVDKMVHEKSALYLSAALFTLAFAIGVYLVLSAERVIPFLVIGIIAGLLYSLPRIGFKKFAFGDAAVFLAWAPGIFLGGFVLQGGIINVPIILVSFSIGLLTVCILHGNNWRDIVDDTKAGVRTVASLIGPTNSEYYYFALLWIPYLLILIVYFLIPSYYPLLAVMLTIPFAVKLSQIAVNRKNIKWGMLDRMTARVTLYFGLASIVPFIAVFALEGMMHIVT; this is encoded by the coding sequence ATGAAATCGAAAACAATGACGATTTCTACAAACGGGGAGAAACTATGGACAACAAAGATATTCTATGCACTGGATCATGGATTCATTTTCCTCATAGAAAAAACTGGTCTCACTCTAAGGAACATAGAAAAGGATCCGAATATAAGTTATTCCATTGATAACAACAGGCTGGATCTATTTGTGCAAGGTACGGGAAGAGTGGAAATACTGGGCGAACCAAAAGATTTCGTGAATGAGAGAGGAAAATTGCTTTACAAGGTACCTGAGGATTCAGTATTTGTAAAACATGGTAATGTATTCATTGCCAGGCTTGTGCCGGACAAGATAATGGTAACCGACATGAGGTCAGAAATGAAAAAATTCTCCGAGGAAATCGACCTCGGTCAGCTGGTAGAGAAGAGACATCCACTTCTAAAGTCGGTCAGGGCCTGGTCGTTCCAACAAAGTCTGATAGCAATCGTTGTTGGATCCATGCTTGCTTTAAGGATTGATCTACTATTTCTCATACTGTCAATTGTGGGCGTTTTGACTGCACACGCCTCGTTCAACATTCTTAATGGGTACTTTGATGCAAAAACCGGAAACGATACGTTCTCGTACCTGGGCGGTTCCAGGGTGTTTGTTGACAAGATGGTTCATGAAAAGAGTGCCTTATACCTTTCGGCTGCGCTCTTTACCTTGGCTTTTGCAATAGGCGTATATCTTGTTCTGTCTGCGGAAAGAGTAATACCATTTCTTGTAATCGGGATTATAGCAGGTTTGCTTTACAGCTTGCCAAGGATCGGTTTCAAGAAATTCGCATTTGGAGATGCTGCAGTTTTTCTTGCATGGGCTCCGGGGATATTCCTTGGAGGCTTCGTACTGCAGGGAGGCATAATCAACGTTCCCATTATACTCGTATCGTTCTCCATCGGGCTTCTGACGGTGTGTATACTTCACGGAAACAACTGGCGTGATATAGTGGACGACACGAAGGCAGGGGTCAGGACGGTTGCAAGTCTTATAGGCCCCACAAACTCCGAATATTATTACTTCGCTCTCCTTTGGATTCCATACTTACTGATACTCATTGTCTATTTTCTGATACCATCATACTATCCTCTGCTCGCTGTTATGCTTACGATTCCTTTTGCAGTAAAACTTTCGCAGATTGCAGTCAACCGAAAGAACATAAAATGGGGTATGCTAGACCGGATGACTGCCAGGGTTACGCTTTACTTTGGCTTAGCCTCAATAGTGCCATTTATCGCAGTATTTGCCCTTGAAGGCATGATGCATATAGTTACATAA
- the ftsY gene encoding signal recognition particle-docking protein FtsY: protein MFDRLKKLFSRTLKESEEESATEKNPDSKEELASTENIESPKTSKRAKKLAKVPKDEDEEIIEEKSQDIQNRAPASYSEQEENVIRRDDVEDKIRTILLDSDVSFDTTEKIIEDMDTFIRKSKKKVSMGNVKTALRETLKDVMSSEIPKFDILSPGKKPYIVLFLGINGTGKTTSIAKLAYYLKNHGKKIVVSASDTFRAGAIEQLTYLCNMIDVPLIKNSAGSDPASVAFDAVQHAAAKNIDYVLIDSAGRMQTNKNLLDEMKKIKRVAKPDITILVLDAMIGQDAVSQADTFLKEISFDAIILTKLDTDAKGGAVLTMSNEIKKPIIFVGIGQEMDDFIPFTPDWYLDKILP, encoded by the coding sequence ATGTTCGATAGACTTAAAAAACTGTTCAGCAGAACCTTAAAAGAGAGCGAAGAGGAATCAGCGACAGAAAAAAATCCTGACAGTAAGGAGGAACTTGCCAGCACAGAGAATATTGAAAGCCCTAAGACATCCAAGAGAGCTAAAAAACTAGCAAAAGTTCCTAAGGACGAGGACGAAGAAATTATTGAGGAAAAGAGTCAAGATATTCAGAACAGAGCGCCAGCATCTTACTCGGAGCAAGAAGAGAATGTTATCCGCAGAGATGACGTAGAGGATAAGATCAGGACGATACTTTTAGATTCTGATGTTTCTTTCGATACAACAGAAAAGATCATCGAAGATATGGATACTTTTATCAGGAAATCCAAAAAGAAGGTTTCCATGGGCAATGTAAAGACAGCGCTTCGCGAAACACTGAAAGATGTAATGTCCTCTGAGATTCCGAAATTTGACATTCTAAGTCCGGGAAAGAAACCATACATAGTACTATTTCTCGGCATAAACGGAACCGGGAAGACGACCTCCATTGCAAAGTTAGCATATTATCTTAAGAACCATGGAAAGAAAATAGTCGTATCTGCATCTGATACATTCAGGGCTGGTGCCATAGAGCAGTTGACTTACCTATGCAATATGATAGATGTTCCCCTAATAAAGAACAGTGCAGGCAGTGATCCCGCCTCGGTTGCTTTCGATGCCGTGCAGCATGCTGCTGCGAAGAATATCGACTACGTCCTCATAGATTCGGCAGGGCGGATGCAAACAAACAAGAATTTGCTCGATGAAATGAAGAAGATAAAGCGTGTTGCAAAACCAGATATAACTATTCTTGTGCTTGACGCAATGATCGGCCAGGATGCTGTTTCTCAGGCCGACACTTTCCTGAAGGAGATATCATTCGACGCGATTATACTCACAAAACTTGATACAGATGCCAAAGGAGGAGCTGTACTTACAATGTCAAACGAGATAAAGAAGCCGATAATTTTTGTTGGTATAGGGCAAGAGATGGACGATTTTATTCCCTTCACTCCAGATTGGTACCTTGATAAAATACTCCCTTGA
- a CDS encoding helix-turn-helix domain-containing protein has translation MEISEKIAGEITMAEDSGKTIRKWREEFKVSQLELSQFLHISPSVISDYESGRRKSPGISSIRKIVDALINIDLKNGGTVIRKYSSGLPSDSIIDITDYSHDVSLERVIRLIGGTNYSSVGLNRYIRGYTIVDGVRTILSFSYSDYSKLYGWSSQRAIFFTEVKMGRSPMIAIRVHPLKPAAVVYIKADRVDELAIKLADIERIPLITTELEASEISKIMSSLK, from the coding sequence ATGGAAATTTCAGAAAAAATTGCCGGGGAGATAACGATGGCCGAAGACTCCGGTAAGACTATAAGAAAGTGGCGAGAGGAATTCAAGGTATCACAGCTTGAACTTTCGCAGTTTCTGCACATATCTCCTTCAGTGATAAGCGATTATGAATCTGGCAGGCGAAAGTCACCTGGTATATCATCCATAAGGAAGATTGTCGACGCCCTGATAAATATCGATTTGAAAAATGGTGGCACAGTCATAAGAAAATACAGCAGTGGGTTGCCTTCTGACAGTATCATCGACATTACCGATTACAGCCATGACGTTTCACTGGAAAGAGTTATCAGGCTTATAGGGGGAACAAACTATTCCTCGGTTGGTCTTAATAGATACATAAGGGGCTATACTATAGTTGATGGTGTCAGAACAATCCTGTCTTTTTCCTATTCCGATTATAGCAAACTCTATGGATGGTCAAGCCAGAGAGCAATATTCTTTACAGAGGTAAAAATGGGGCGCAGCCCTATGATCGCTATACGAGTCCATCCTCTTAAGCCGGCGGCTGTAGTTTATATCAAGGCTGATAGAGTGGACGAACTTGCTATTAAACTGGCAGATATTGAGCGCATACCATTAATCACGACCGAGCTTGAAGCTTCGGAAATTTCAAAGATAATGTCGTCGCTTAAGTGA
- a CDS encoding S26 family signal peptidase has protein sequence MKKFRVEYIIVIAIVAIIVGITIYSGEFPPVSVVESESMQHSNNWMPGVINTGDIVIVKKVPDPMKDVVTYVQGRSDGFSTYGEYGNVILYHDPFIGTVIHRAMFYLSWNGSIPHILDYRNQSWMTVTDKYVLIKNVGYAHKNLLVLIGSFKGEDGYITVGDHNLGSMTKNSFYYNSSLNAYVAADQNTGISPAPVPPSKVVGIAEGQIPWFGLIKLNIMRLEGQWPYYNEVPNGSYAYLFSSIAAILVLVFFPYRWTIKAVKEKIKGK, from the coding sequence ATGAAGAAATTTCGCGTTGAGTATATCATCGTTATAGCGATCGTTGCGATAATTGTTGGGATAACGATCTACTCAGGCGAATTCCCTCCGGTTTCCGTGGTCGAATCAGAAAGTATGCAACACTCCAATAACTGGATGCCCGGCGTCATAAACACGGGTGATATTGTCATTGTGAAAAAAGTTCCAGATCCGATGAAGGACGTTGTTACATACGTGCAAGGAAGATCAGATGGTTTCAGTACATACGGGGAATATGGCAACGTAATTCTTTATCATGATCCGTTTATAGGAACAGTTATTCACAGAGCCATGTTTTATCTCTCATGGAACGGCAGTATACCGCACATTCTTGACTACCGTAATCAGTCATGGATGACAGTTACTGACAAGTATGTTCTTATAAAGAATGTTGGATATGCACATAAAAACCTTCTCGTTCTCATAGGATCATTCAAGGGGGAGGACGGATACATAACGGTTGGAGACCATAACCTAGGTTCTATGACGAAAAATAGTTTCTATTACAATTCAAGCCTGAACGCTTACGTTGCAGCCGACCAGAATACAGGAATATCCCCCGCTCCTGTTCCACCTTCTAAGGTCGTCGGAATAGCAGAGGGGCAGATTCCTTGGTTTGGTCTAATAAAATTGAATATTATGAGACTCGAGGGGCAATGGCCGTACTATAATGAGGTCCCAAACGGGTCATATGCTTACTTATTCTCATCTATAGCAGCGATTCTGGTACTTGTATTCTTTCCCTACAGGTGGACTATAAAGGCCGTCAAAGAGAAGATAAAAGGCAAATGA
- the pfdA gene encoding prefoldin subunit alpha → MENDQRVNVSEELEYLKSIIDSLDNQINSLAKAIEELGRTFSTLKDSEAGESKETRISLGSGIYVEAKLDLDKKLMVPIGSDLFIEEEPKKTVERLENNIKELSNSLASLQQQRKDAEYRYNAIVALVQQQSGKKAR, encoded by the coding sequence ATGGAAAATGATCAACGCGTTAATGTTTCAGAGGAACTAGAATACCTAAAATCCATAATCGACAGCCTTGACAACCAGATAAATTCACTTGCCAAAGCCATCGAGGAACTGGGGAGGACATTTTCCACTTTAAAAGATTCAGAAGCCGGAGAATCTAAGGAAACGCGTATTTCACTCGGTTCTGGCATTTACGTTGAAGCAAAACTTGACCTTGACAAGAAACTCATGGTTCCAATTGGGTCCGACCTCTTTATAGAAGAAGAGCCTAAAAAGACGGTAGAACGCCTGGAAAATAACATAAAAGAGCTCAGCAATTCCCTCGCTTCGTTGCAGCAGCAGAGGAAGGACGCAGAATATCGTTACAATGCTATTGTTGCCCTTGTGCAGCAGCAATCAGGTAAAAAGGCAAGGTAG
- a CDS encoding dTDP-glucose pyrophosphorylase — MKAVITAAGSGIRSGLDGKLRKEMLPIYDIRERRIVLRPIIDCIITRLTHLGINEIAVITDPQDDSTNNYLKKNFSSVSILSQERKLGFGNAVLMASEFIGNDEFILNAGDGILLDDQMMQNSLSSEHSGITLYLMKVDHPERYGVAEIYKKGGKNYVSSVVEKPKAPKSNLALCAVYKLNGKIFDYLKRDHSENVELTPSINILAQKAKIEGLVVPKSYWQSVGRAEDYIKVLRATLAYSRKLTD; from the coding sequence ATGAAAGCTGTTATCACCGCTGCAGGTTCTGGAATACGATCCGGGCTTGACGGCAAGCTCAGGAAAGAGATGCTTCCTATATACGATATTAGGGAAAGGAGGATTGTGCTTCGTCCCATTATTGATTGCATAATAACACGTCTTACTCACCTTGGGATCAACGAAATTGCAGTCATCACCGATCCACAGGATGATTCAACAAATAATTATCTAAAAAAGAATTTTTCATCGGTTTCAATATTGAGTCAGGAGAGGAAACTTGGATTCGGAAATGCAGTTTTGATGGCCAGTGAATTTATAGGAAATGATGAATTTATTTTAAATGCAGGAGATGGAATACTTCTTGACGATCAAATGATGCAAAATTCACTGTCAAGTGAACACTCCGGAATAACGCTCTATCTCATGAAGGTGGATCATCCAGAGAGATACGGCGTTGCCGAGATTTATAAGAAAGGAGGGAAGAATTACGTGTCGTCTGTGGTTGAAAAACCTAAAGCCCCAAAATCAAATCTTGCCTTGTGCGCAGTGTACAAACTGAATGGTAAAATCTTTGATTATCTGAAACGCGATCATTCTGAAAATGTGGAACTAACCCCTTCAATTAATATCCTTGCCCAGAAGGCTAAAATTGAGGGCTTGGTTGTTCCAAAAAGTTACTGGCAAAGCGTTGGAAGGGCCGAAGATTATATCAAGGTACTTAGGGCCACGCTTGCATATTCGAGAAAACTCACAGATTGA
- a CDS encoding class I SAM-dependent methyltransferase has product MRKSFMDFDRIIKSLDPKKDDVIVDIGSGDGVFSLKLSELVKIVYPVDVSTAAHKVIEAKIAESKVQNVKPYLTDVCNGLPVSGFNAVIFVTSFHDLECRATILKEIKRKHSGKLKISITEFKKEESAMGPPMSIRMSQDELDSIFVPEGFISVYHDEFGPLYINRYELVKK; this is encoded by the coding sequence ATGAGAAAAAGTTTTATGGATTTTGATCGGATTATTAAGTCTCTTGATCCAAAAAAAGATGATGTCATTGTCGACATCGGGAGCGGGGATGGTGTATTTTCTCTTAAGTTGAGTGAACTGGTCAAGATCGTATATCCGGTTGATGTGAGCACCGCAGCGCATAAGGTCATAGAGGCAAAAATAGCAGAAAGTAAAGTGCAAAACGTGAAACCGTATCTCACCGATGTGTGTAATGGCCTCCCCGTATCTGGATTCAACGCAGTAATTTTTGTCACAAGTTTCCACGATCTCGAATGCAGAGCGACAATTCTTAAGGAAATTAAGAGGAAGCATTCAGGAAAGTTGAAGATTTCAATCACGGAATTTAAGAAGGAAGAATCCGCAATGGGACCACCCATGAGCATTCGAATGTCGCAGGATGAGTTAGACAGTATATTTGTCCCGGAAGGATTCATTTCTGTATACCATGATGAATTTGGACCACTTTATATAAATAGGTATGAACTAGTGAAAAAATAA
- the pgk gene encoding phosphoglycerate kinase, with product MPSSGRFLTMDDYDLSNKSVYLRVDVNSPINPMTGEIMDVSRFVSHLDTLRELANSKVVIVGHQSRPGNEDFTSFRLHAGQLERLLNRPVKYVDSLFNSEVRRSIRNMENGEIIMLENSRFFSEEIVIDPSDIQAMESTHIVRELGPLFDYFVIDAFPAIHRAQTTLVGFRRIKPNLAGRLVEREVTMLDRLREGNEHPKVAILAGSKISDSISVSEHFLSKSIVDSILVGGVVANAFLWASGKNIGKRNEELIVKNNKNHKELLEKCKKLLAGYKDKIIMPVDFVLNPSNNLIEADAKIPDSDLLADIGLETASLFKDLISKSKAVFVNGPMGMYEIENYSFGTREILETVASSNALTIAGGGHTISALEKLGLKRKFSHVSTGGGALISYLSGEPMPVLESLAESKRLFGGKSHGK from the coding sequence ATGCCTTCTTCCGGTAGATTTTTGACGATGGACGATTACGATCTGTCCAATAAAAGCGTGTATCTCAGGGTTGACGTTAACTCGCCCATAAACCCGATGACCGGTGAAATAATGGACGTGTCCAGATTTGTTTCGCATCTTGACACCCTGCGTGAACTAGCCAACTCCAAAGTGGTCATCGTCGGCCACCAAAGCAGGCCCGGTAATGAGGACTTTACGTCATTCAGGCTCCACGCTGGACAGTTGGAACGACTACTGAACCGACCAGTGAAGTACGTGGATTCATTGTTCAACTCTGAGGTTCGGAGATCGATAAGGAACATGGAAAATGGAGAAATAATCATGCTTGAGAACTCAAGATTTTTCAGTGAGGAGATAGTCATCGATCCAAGTGATATACAGGCCATGGAGTCTACTCACATTGTTCGGGAACTCGGGCCCTTGTTCGATTACTTTGTTATAGATGCATTTCCCGCAATACACCGTGCACAGACTACCCTGGTAGGTTTCAGAAGGATAAAACCTAACCTTGCAGGAAGACTTGTTGAAAGGGAAGTTACGATGCTGGACCGTTTAAGGGAGGGAAACGAACATCCCAAGGTTGCAATACTTGCTGGTTCAAAAATTAGTGACAGTATCTCGGTCAGTGAGCATTTCCTTAGCAAGTCGATAGTGGATAGCATACTCGTCGGCGGTGTCGTCGCGAATGCATTTCTCTGGGCCTCTGGTAAAAATATAGGTAAAAGGAATGAGGAACTTATCGTTAAGAATAACAAGAACCATAAGGAACTTTTAGAGAAGTGCAAAAAGCTCCTTGCAGGTTACAAAGACAAGATAATAATGCCAGTAGATTTTGTTCTTAACCCAAGCAATAACCTAATTGAAGCAGATGCAAAGATTCCCGACAGTGATCTTCTCGCAGATATAGGGCTTGAAACTGCATCGCTGTTCAAAGACCTAATCTCAAAATCCAAGGCAGTATTCGTAAATGGACCAATGGGTATGTACGAAATTGAAAACTATTCCTTTGGCACCCGGGAGATCCTGGAAACTGTGGCAAGCTCAAATGCACTTACGATCGCTGGAGGAGGCCATACAATCAGCGCGTTAGAAAAACTTGGTCTGAAAAGGAAATTTTCCCACGTTTCAACAGGGGGCGGAGCCCTGATAAGCTATTTATCGGGTGAACCAATGCCTGTACTTGAATCCCTAGCCGAAAGCAAGAGATTGTTTGGAGGAAAATCACATGGAAAATGA
- a CDS encoding class II glutamine amidotransferase → MFSLYGDYRNDVDDLLNSLREVSRRDPLRNDEEGQPISHNDGWGYVELNSKFIDYKRYKSPIFKTKLPEFREHGFLMVHARKAATGEPLGLLNSHPHHKSTPEYDLYLCHNGSYDKEKVAALLGEDRIRSQTDSEFFLSYIASRNGSIEEKIRSAIDATVEKDLLRTTNNIMLLSVDKDTERTNLYYYSDSRIPSEYTTLYYAETKKWKGVFSSSITLSKFFPKKLKIKRVPMRTLFELR, encoded by the coding sequence ATGTTTTCGTTATATGGTGACTATAGGAACGATGTCGATGATCTCCTGAATTCACTCAGAGAAGTTTCAAGGAGGGATCCACTCAGGAATGACGAGGAGGGCCAACCGATATCACACAACGACGGGTGGGGGTACGTTGAGCTGAATTCAAAATTCATAGATTATAAAAGGTATAAATCTCCCATATTCAAGACAAAATTACCTGAATTCCGGGAACATGGATTCTTGATGGTACATGCAAGGAAGGCTGCAACTGGTGAACCGCTAGGTCTTCTCAATTCTCATCCGCACCATAAGAGTACACCTGAATACGATCTTTATCTTTGCCACAACGGGTCATACGATAAGGAAAAAGTAGCAGCACTTCTTGGAGAAGACAGGATTCGCAGCCAGACAGACAGTGAATTCTTCCTAAGCTACATCGCATCTAGAAACGGTTCAATTGAAGAAAAAATAAGAAGTGCCATAGACGCAACGGTGGAGAAGGATCTACTCAGGACAACTAACAACATAATGCTGCTTTCAGTGGACAAGGATACAGAAAGAACGAACTTGTATTATTATTCTGACAGCCGGATCCCAAGCGAATATACAACTCTCTATTATGCGGAAACTAAGAAGTGGAAAGGGGTATTTTCATCAAGCATAACCCTCTCCAAATTCTTTCCAAAGAAATTAAAGATAAAGAGAGTCCCTATGAGGACCCTTTTCGAGCTAAGATGA
- a CDS encoding NAD-dependent epimerase/dehydratase family protein, with protein MKVLIMGIDGYIGWPLALRELANGNEVSGVDNFITRKRVREVGSQSALPIPTFKKRMDYVEDSRVGKISFHRGDASNPDFLRDVIIEEKPDAVVHLAEQRSAPYSMIGLKQASDTLKQNMLSTLNLIYAVKENVPKCHILKLGTMGEYGTPNIDIPEGFFEIEYNGRKDTFPFPKQAGSWYHWSKVHDSNNLMFASKVWKIKVTDVMQGVVYGTRTREITSPRLFTRFDIDEVWGTALNRFCTQATIGLPITPYGKGGQTRGFLSLEDSITCLDIALSHPPKDGEYRVFNQFDEHYSVNELAALTKEQYEKSFSKNVEILHVPNPRLEAEEHYYNPIHEKLKNLGYRRSKELKEELLVILNDLSRYKNRINKVKDVIMPKTKWTESPFNL; from the coding sequence ATGAAAGTACTTATCATGGGCATTGACGGTTACATAGGATGGCCTCTGGCTCTTCGTGAACTCGCAAACGGGAATGAAGTGAGTGGGGTGGACAATTTCATTACAAGGAAAAGAGTTAGGGAAGTCGGGTCCCAATCAGCACTTCCAATTCCAACATTTAAAAAGAGAATGGATTACGTTGAGGATTCCAGGGTGGGGAAAATTAGTTTTCACCGAGGAGATGCCAGTAATCCCGATTTTTTGCGAGATGTTATTATTGAAGAGAAACCAGATGCTGTCGTCCATCTGGCGGAGCAACGATCTGCTCCTTACTCAATGATAGGGCTCAAACAGGCATCGGATACGCTTAAGCAAAACATGCTTAGCACGCTTAACCTTATTTATGCAGTAAAGGAAAACGTGCCTAAGTGCCACATTCTTAAACTCGGAACCATGGGAGAGTACGGAACACCAAACATAGACATACCTGAAGGATTCTTCGAGATAGAATACAATGGGCGAAAGGACACCTTTCCTTTTCCAAAACAGGCGGGTTCTTGGTACCATTGGTCTAAAGTTCACGATTCCAACAATCTGATGTTTGCATCCAAAGTCTGGAAAATCAAGGTAACCGATGTAATGCAGGGTGTCGTGTACGGAACAAGGACCAGGGAAATTACCTCTCCTCGGCTCTTCACGAGATTTGATATAGATGAGGTCTGGGGTACCGCTCTGAACAGGTTTTGTACCCAGGCTACGATAGGACTTCCAATAACACCATACGGAAAAGGTGGGCAGACCAGAGGGTTCCTCTCATTGGAGGATAGCATCACTTGTCTGGATATTGCTCTATCTCATCCTCCGAAGGATGGCGAATACAGGGTATTTAACCAATTTGATGAACATTATTCGGTAAATGAATTAGCTGCATTGACAAAGGAACAATATGAAAAGAGTTTCTCAAAAAATGTTGAAATACTTCACGTGCCAAACCCAAGACTCGAAGCCGAGGAACATTATTATAATCCAATCCATGAGAAATTAAAGAATCTGGGTTACCGCAGATCAAAGGAACTTAAGGAGGAGCTTCTCGTTATATTGAATGATCTTTCACGCTATAAAAACAGGATAAACAAGGTTAAGGACGTGATCATGCCAAAGACAAAATGGACAGAAAGCCCGTTCAATCTGTGA
- a CDS encoding ABC transporter ATP-binding protein produces MNANRPNMEQNINGTTSKHVLEASRIHFSYENKYTVFNDINLEINENEFIGIVGPSGIGKSTLLRILGGFLKPTSGEIYLMGNKIVKPVPELVLIHQSIITFPWMTALENVMLSLRTKKLSEDELEERAHAALEAVSLQGFAELYPKEMSGGMRQRVAIARALASDPYVFLMDEPFAHLDELTAEGLRQEIYNILFSSENPLKGVALVSHNLTEVLELADRIYILNNVPATVVGMLKVDIPRPRNPRSEIFNEYLDRLYGYLTPAGGKNK; encoded by the coding sequence TTGAATGCAAACCGGCCCAATATGGAACAGAACATAAACGGCACAACGTCAAAGCACGTCCTAGAGGCTTCCCGTATCCATTTTTCATATGAGAATAAGTACACGGTTTTCAACGACATAAACCTGGAGATAAACGAGAATGAATTCATTGGGATCGTAGGTCCGTCCGGTATAGGAAAATCTACACTTTTGAGGATCCTTGGCGGGTTTTTGAAGCCGACTAGTGGAGAGATCTATTTGATGGGTAACAAAATAGTGAAACCTGTGCCGGAGCTGGTGCTGATACACCAGTCTATTATAACTTTCCCATGGATGACCGCCCTCGAAAATGTTATGCTGTCTCTAAGAACAAAGAAATTGTCAGAAGATGAGTTGGAAGAAAGAGCTCACGCAGCGCTTGAGGCGGTAAGTCTTCAGGGCTTTGCGGAGTTATATCCCAAGGAGATGAGTGGAGGGATGAGGCAAAGAGTAGCCATCGCAAGAGCTCTAGCTTCCGATCCTTACGTTTTCCTTATGGACGAACCTTTTGCTCATCTTGACGAACTTACCGCAGAGGGACTTCGTCAGGAAATTTACAACATATTGTTTTCCTCGGAAAACCCGCTTAAAGGCGTTGCGCTCGTATCCCACAATCTTACTGAAGTTCTGGAACTCGCGGACAGGATATATATTCTTAACAATGTCCCAGCGACTGTTGTTGGAATGCTCAAAGTGGATATACCTCGGCCAAGAAATCCAAGAAGTGAGATATTTAATGAGTATCTTGATCGTCTCTACGGATACCTGACGCCTGCGGGAGGGAAGAACAAATGA
- a CDS encoding prenyltransferase codes for MNNIAKGLKLPLYFTSFAPVMIAWFYMHFSNPFIFVMLVIVVVSMQAALNLAMDFTDHESGRRLRNEDTLFPIGSYLIESMGVKEKSVKAFFLLSLIVSLAAGISIVIITGKYILLLFGVFAVIISLMYALPPFKLNSRGIGEISTFFSFGPLSLLGSIVALSGTLNLQLILISILLGLLASAIRYLHHLPEDLSYGNRVRYFKPAYAIILIAGFIINAVYVHTFLFLLPPLAISIAHLLTLKKNVLQISRQTNVIVAIQIITSLLLAISFVL; via the coding sequence GTGAATAACATAGCCAAAGGCCTAAAACTGCCATTGTATTTTACTTCGTTTGCACCTGTTATGATCGCATGGTTTTACATGCACTTTTCCAATCCATTCATTTTTGTAATGCTTGTTATTGTTGTAGTTTCAATGCAGGCTGCACTTAACCTTGCAATGGATTTCACGGATCATGAGAGTGGCAGGCGCCTCAGAAATGAGGACACACTTTTCCCGATCGGTTCCTATCTGATCGAATCCATGGGAGTCAAAGAGAAGAGCGTCAAAGCATTTTTTCTTCTCTCACTTATAGTATCCCTTGCTGCGGGTATTTCAATTGTGATTATAACTGGCAAATATATACTCCTGTTATTCGGCGTTTTTGCTGTTATAATATCACTAATGTATGCGCTTCCACCATTCAAGTTGAATTCAAGAGGAATTGGCGAGATTTCGACTTTTTTTTCATTTGGTCCTCTTTCACTTTTAGGGTCGATAGTTGCATTGTCTGGAACCCTTAATTTACAGCTAATTCTTATTTCCATTTTACTTGGATTGCTTGCATCAGCCATAAGATACCTGCATCACTTGCCTGAAGACCTTTCTTATGGGAACAGAGTAAGGTATTTCAAACCAGCGTACGCGATCATTCTTATTGCGGGCTTCATAATTAACGCGGTCTATGTCCACACGTTCCTATTTCTTTTGCCCCCTCTGGCAATTTCCATAGCGCATCTCCTTACGCTCAAGAAGAACGTTTTGCAGATTTCCAGACAGACAAACGTGATTGTTGCAATTCAGATAATAACGTCTCTCCTGCTAGCTATAAGCTTTGTTCTGTGA